The Chryseobacterium shigense genomic sequence CAGCAAAAAAAACAAAGCCTCCCTCAGTTTAGAAAGAACCTCTATACAAAAGAGATTATTGATTTTGTTTTAGAGCTTATAGAAGCTGAAACAAAAAGTATAGATCAGGTGATTGAGGAATACAAAATCCCGAAAACAACTTTATATAATTGGATGAAAAAATACAACAACTACGTGGATGAAAAAGAAAACCCAACCTGATTATAGAAAAATATATCAGGATATTATTACACTAAAATATCCCGAAAAAAAAGAATTATGCAACGGAATTTTATCAAAAGCTAAACTGACTCTGTTGGACATTATACAACTAAATGATTTAATTTTCAGTCCTGTTAATGAAGATAAAAAACATCGTTCGTATGATGAATCTTCAATATTGGAAATTTTAACCTTTCAAAAAAAATACAGTTATTCTAACAAAAAGACAGCGGCTCACTTTAGAGTAAGCAGGAATACCATTGCCAAATGGAAAAAAAACTATATAATGCTCTCACAATAACTTTATTAACTTCGCATAAATGACAGAAACCAATTAAAAATAACTTTACCAAATCAAGAAGGTCAAAAACACAATGAAATGAAGCCGATAGTTTTTAACTATCGGCTTTTATAATTTTTTCTGAAAGCCTTTCTAAAGTTTATTGATCCACACATATAAATTGGTATTTTGAGGAATATTCAGTTTTTTTCGCAAACGATACTTTCTGCTGTCTACAGAATTTATTGAAGACCGCATATAAGTAGCAATATCTTTAGTCTGGATATTCAATTTTAGATATACACACATTTCGAGATCTAGTGGTGTAAGTTCCGGAAATTCCAATAACCTTTTGTATAAATATGGAAATACATTCTGGAAAACCGCGAGCAAATGTTTATCATTACGCTTGACCATTTCCAATAATAAAAGAAGGTTATCTCCATCTGAAGTATCCCCCTGTAAATCTGTGTTTCTATCAGGCAGCTTAGGCGAAATATACTTTTTATGCTGCTTTTTCCTGTAAAAATAGATTACAATAAGTGACAGCAGAACAAGCAATACAATAGGAACTAGTAAATAAAATAATGGGTTGTCTTTTTTTTGAGTTAATAAAGCTTTTTTATCAATTTTATTTTGGGTTATAAGTGCAGATTGATTGATTCTTCCCAGACTATCTTTTAGTCGCATATTTTTTTCAAGATAATAAGCTTCCATTTTGTTGTCTCCAATCTTTTTATAATATTCTATCATTTTGGGATAAATGACCAATAATCCGTCTGAGTATTTGTATTCTTTATAAATGGGCAGGCTTTCATTCCAATATTTTAAGGCTTCCTGATCATTACCCGAATCAAAATTATGATTTCATCTTAGTGCATACACATTCGCTATATATCTTTTATCGTTTTCTTTTATCTGTCTTTTTTCGGCATAATCATAATATTTATCTGCTTCCTTATAATTACCCTGTGTATCATAGGCAAATGCTATATTCTGGAGCGATTGTCCTTTCTGAGGACATGGATCAGGCACTTTTGATATCTCAGAATAGCTTTTTAGTGCAAAATATAAAATGGAGTCTTTATAACTTCTTTTATTGTAGTCTTTAAAAAGAGGTATGGAATATAATGCAAGATTTTCATAAATATAATATTTTTCTTTATGCATTGTATTTTTATCATCAATCAGATTGACAATCTTAAATGCTTTGGAAAAACAGGAACGGGCATTATCAAAATCTTTCACAAGCATTAACGACTTCGCTTTGTATAGAAGAAGGGATACCCAGTCTTTATACGATTTTAATTCTTCTGCTATGGGTAATCCTTCTTCTACAGATTTTAAGCACGCATTCGTATCCATTCTGGTGATGTATGCTCTTGAACGATACGTTATAGCTATCAACATCCCACTTTTATCATTCTCTTCTTTTGAAAGCATGTAAAGCTCATTACAAATTGAGATAGCTTTTTCCTCTCCAAATCTTGCATCAATATTTTCTCCTTTTAGTTGTTTTGTTAAAAACTCTATTCTTTGTTTAGAAAAACTTTGCGACAAAAAAACAAGAGGAAAGAATATAAGAATAAGCAGCTTTGTTTTCATGAGAGGGAATTTCTTCAAAATTAACAATTTTCCCCATTTATTTATCTGATGTTTAAAAACAAATTGAAATTTATGTAGATTCTGTAAAAAAATCAAGTCTTTTGTTAAAGTAAGAATAAATTCATGTCAAGATTTTCCTCTTTTTACCTCTGGAAAAATATTTTTTATATGAGTTTAAGAATAAATAAAAAGATATATATATAAAATCCTGCATAAAAATGCAGGATTCTTGGGGTGAATGATGGGTATCAGTGTTTTTTGTAAAGCTATAAAATATTTCATTCCGATGTTGTTGGTCTTGTAAAATTTTGTTGAATCCATAGCCTGGATGTTTCTCTGAAAATTTGTTTCAAGCAAGTTATGAGACCAGAATCTTCTTTTCGCTTAGAATGATAATAAACAACTATTCTTTTCCAACTAGCAAATAACTGCAACCTTTCTGATGTTCAAAAAG encodes the following:
- a CDS encoding helix-turn-helix domain-containing protein, which gives rise to MKKKTQPDYRKIYQDIITLKYPEKKELCNGILSKAKLTLLDIIQLNDLIFSPVNEDKKHRSYDESSILEILTFQKKYSYSNKKTAAHFRVSRNTIAKWKKNYIMLSQ
- a CDS encoding helix-turn-helix transcriptional regulator is translated as MIEYYKKIGDNKMEAYYLEKNMRLKDSLGRINQSALITQNKIDKKALLTQKKDNPLFYLLVPIVLLVLLSLIVIYFYRKKQHKKYISPKLPDRNTDLQGDTSDGDNLLLLLEMVKRNDKHLLAVFQNVFPYLYKRLLEFPELTPLDLEMCVYLKLNIQTKDIATYMRSSINSVDSRKYRLRKKLNIPQNTNLYVWINKL